Proteins found in one Rhodothermales bacterium genomic segment:
- a CDS encoding NAD(P) transhydrogenase subunit alpha, producing MDIALIVVFVLAAFVGMEVISKVPATLHTPLMSGSNAISGITIVGALVVAGMVGTPWAKWIGFAALVMATINVVGGFLVTDRMLQMFKKKDRKKLKANKQAVSANGAPHEAVKV from the coding sequence ATGGATATTGCCCTCATCGTCGTCTTCGTGCTCGCCGCCTTCGTCGGGATGGAGGTCATCTCGAAGGTGCCGGCGACGCTGCACACCCCACTCATGTCCGGCTCGAATGCCATCAGCGGCATCACGATCGTCGGCGCGCTCGTCGTCGCCGGGATGGTCGGGACGCCGTGGGCGAAGTGGATCGGGTTCGCCGCGCTCGTGATGGCGACGATCAACGTCGTCGGCGGCTTCCTCGTGACCGACCGGATGCTGCAGATGTTTAAAAAGAAAGACCGGAAGAAGCTGAAGGCGAACAAGCAGGCCGTCTCCGCGAACGGCGCGCCGCACGAAGCGGTGAAGGTGTGA